One genomic window of Magnolia sinica isolate HGM2019 chromosome 3, MsV1, whole genome shotgun sequence includes the following:
- the LOC131241380 gene encoding transcription elongation factor SPT6-like isoform X2 has protein sequence MFETPQDVLKGARHMAAVEISCEPSVRKHVRSIFMEKVVVSTSPTPDGKTTINYFHQFATVKWLDEKPFYQFKDAQWLLIQKAEEEKLLRC, from the exons atgtttgagactcctcaagATGTGCTCAAAGGTGCCAGGCACATG GCGGCAGTAGAGATCAGCTGTGAGCCATCTGTCAGGAAACATGTTCGCAGTATATTCATGGAGAAAGTTGTGGTCTCAACTAGTCCTACACCTGATGGGAAAACTACAATAAATTATTTTCATCAGTTTGCAACTGTCAAGTGGTTGGATGAGAAGCCATTCTATCAATTCAAAGATGCACAATGGCTTCTTATCCAAAAAGCGGAAGAAGAGAAACTCCTTCGG TGCTAA
- the LOC131241380 gene encoding transcription elongation factor SPT6-like isoform X1: MFETPQDVLKGARHMAAVEISCEPSVRKHVRSIFMEKVVVSTSPTPDGKTTINYFHQFATVKWLDEKPFYQFKDAQWLLIQKAEEEKLLRVTIKLLENIQTKLISDSNDYYISLHVIILGAVLMSSSARKMTNNVY, encoded by the exons atgtttgagactcctcaagATGTGCTCAAAGGTGCCAGGCACATG GCGGCAGTAGAGATCAGCTGTGAGCCATCTGTCAGGAAACATGTTCGCAGTATATTCATGGAGAAAGTTGTGGTCTCAACTAGTCCTACACCTGATGGGAAAACTACAATAAATTATTTTCATCAGTTTGCAACTGTCAAGTGGTTGGATGAGAAGCCATTCTATCAATTCAAAGATGCACAATGGCTTCTTATCCAAAAAGCGGAAGAAGAGAAACTCCTTCGGGTTACCATAAAATTGCTGGAAAATATTCAAACTAAGTTAATAAGTGATTCAAATGATTATTACATCAGTCTTCATGTTATCATTTTGGGAGCAGTGCTAATGAGCAGCAGCGCAAGAAAAATGACCAACAACGTCTATTGA